One part of the Muntiacus reevesi chromosome 18, mMunRee1.1, whole genome shotgun sequence genome encodes these proteins:
- the SMIM6 gene encoding small integral membrane protein 6 has translation MGGAPALGPPEQLLSGDRSSGPRGRTQPGHLNPHAPSSPPKQHCKRTERSRGVQMDRMLSKYSWKTEFWQNPWDQGGLAVIILFFTTVLSLVLFAIIFGFLPVNKTTNQDEES, from the exons ATGGGTGGCGCCCCAGCCCTGGGGCCTCCTGAGCAGCTCCTTTCAGGGGACAGGTCATCTGGACCGAGGGGAAGGACACAG CCAGGACACCTCAACCCACACGCCCCGAGCAGCCCCCCAAAACAGCATTGCAAGAGGACAGAACGCAGCAGAGGG GTTCAAATGGACAGAATGCTGTCGAAATACTCCTGGAAGACGGAGTTCTGGCAGAACCCTTGGGACCAGGGGGGCCTGGCAGTGATCATCCTGTTCTTCACCACGGTCCTGTCTCTCGTCTTGTTTGCTATTATCTTTGGTTTCCTCCCCGTGAACAAAACGACCAACCAGGATGAAGAGTCGTGA